Proteins from a genomic interval of Diaphorobacter sp. HDW4A:
- a CDS encoding MFS transporter, with protein METSTVVAKKPGAAYPWIILALLSLGLLISFVDRTSLSSALADKNFVREFGLSSVDRGWLNAAFFWTYGLMQLPMGWLVDRYGVKWPYTICFGIWCVATAVTGMVTALTALLLMRLLIGAAEAVVIPASYRWIGNNFGENHKGFAVGLFAMGGKFGPAIGAPIAAWLIVNYSWKFMFLATGLVGMIWLMPWLFMVGNDFPSKEELATAKRKASSVTLGNILSSPVVWGGMINNFCYGYFTFYCMTWMPAYLVEQRGLSLQNSGLFTFFSFAGIALMATFGGWAADRVIARGHNAVKVRKAFVVAGFIGGCTVLLGAFTESLQAALFWNVLSLSILGLATANNLALCKLTLIPKQAIGLTTGVQQLATSLAGGVSASLSGWLLHVSGNYDLPMMVIFIFLLIGATSTVVLLQPKWAPKVLDEASPAASPEPAPQSVQAVITEGSGIAKSAAH; from the coding sequence ATGGAGACAAGCACTGTGGTGGCGAAGAAGCCGGGGGCGGCATACCCCTGGATCATTCTGGCGCTGTTGTCGTTGGGGCTGCTGATCTCGTTCGTGGATCGCACCAGCCTGTCGTCAGCGCTGGCGGACAAGAACTTTGTTCGTGAGTTCGGATTGTCCAGCGTGGATCGCGGCTGGCTCAACGCTGCATTCTTCTGGACCTACGGCCTGATGCAGCTCCCCATGGGCTGGCTGGTGGACCGCTATGGCGTGAAGTGGCCTTACACCATCTGCTTTGGTATCTGGTGTGTTGCCACCGCGGTGACTGGCATGGTGACCGCACTGACAGCGCTGCTGCTGATGCGCTTGCTGATCGGTGCGGCGGAGGCGGTGGTGATTCCCGCCAGCTACCGCTGGATCGGCAACAACTTCGGTGAGAACCACAAGGGCTTTGCCGTGGGCCTGTTCGCCATGGGCGGCAAGTTCGGCCCGGCCATCGGCGCTCCGATTGCGGCCTGGCTCATCGTCAACTACTCGTGGAAATTCATGTTCTTGGCAACCGGGCTGGTCGGCATGATCTGGCTGATGCCATGGTTGTTCATGGTCGGCAACGACTTCCCTTCCAAAGAGGAACTTGCCACCGCCAAGCGCAAGGCATCGTCGGTCACGCTGGGCAACATCCTGTCGAGCCCGGTGGTCTGGGGCGGCATGATCAACAACTTTTGCTACGGCTACTTCACGTTCTACTGCATGACGTGGATGCCCGCCTATCTGGTAGAGCAACGCGGCCTGTCGCTGCAGAATTCTGGCCTGTTCACCTTCTTCAGCTTTGCGGGTATTGCCCTGATGGCCACTTTTGGCGGCTGGGCGGCCGATCGCGTCATTGCCCGTGGTCACAACGCGGTGAAGGTTCGCAAGGCCTTTGTGGTGGCAGGCTTCATCGGCGGTTGCACGGTGCTGCTGGGCGCGTTCACCGAATCACTGCAGGCGGCGCTGTTCTGGAATGTGCTGTCATTGTCGATTCTGGGTCTTGCCACCGCCAACAACCTGGCGCTGTGCAAGCTCACGCTGATTCCCAAGCAGGCAATTGGACTCACCACGGGCGTGCAGCAACTGGCCACCAGTCTGGCAGGTGGTGTGTCGGCGAGCCTGTCTGGCTGGTTGCTGCATGTGAGCGGCAACTATGACCTGCCGATGATGGTGATCTTCATCTTCCTGCTCATCGGCGCGACCAGCACCGTAGTGCTACTGCAACCCAAGTGGGCGCCCAAGGTGTTGGATGAGGCGTCGCCAGCAGCGTCGCCCGAACCCGCACCGCAATCCGTGCAAGCGGTCATCACGGAGGGCTCTGGCATTGCCAAATCAGCAGCCCATTGA
- a CDS encoding LysR substrate-binding domain-containing protein, giving the protein MTASQLDWYLQINLKARQLRLLVALDDFGNLKQVADISHVTVPAVSKALSELEKGLGLQLFTRTHHGLQATAYGECLIRHARNMLVNLHHAREELRAISSGTEGKIHVGVFPAWTSALLPSALARLKERSPGTNVLVTEGTIHTLMPDLLQGKIDLLIGRLPPRHAHHEVDELELLEEPLALMTGPAHPLAQKKKMKWSDLRNYPWVLPPTGSQLRDPLERILERHGISLSNNYIETLSTHLIRSYLHMTNAVAMMAAAVAKDPIQPLKILPLTLPRLMRPAGVMWSRNRQLTPGAQLLVSCLKDVADKL; this is encoded by the coding sequence ATGACCGCATCCCAACTCGATTGGTATCTGCAGATCAATCTCAAGGCACGTCAGCTGCGCCTGCTCGTCGCGCTTGACGACTTCGGCAACCTCAAACAAGTGGCGGACATCTCGCATGTGACAGTGCCGGCTGTCTCCAAGGCACTCTCCGAACTCGAGAAGGGACTGGGCCTGCAGCTCTTCACCCGCACCCATCATGGCCTGCAAGCTACCGCCTATGGTGAATGCCTGATCCGCCATGCGCGCAACATGCTGGTGAACCTCCATCACGCACGCGAGGAACTGCGTGCCATCAGCTCAGGCACCGAAGGCAAGATCCATGTCGGCGTATTTCCGGCGTGGACATCGGCGCTTCTGCCCTCCGCGCTTGCCCGTCTCAAAGAACGTTCTCCCGGCACCAATGTACTGGTCACCGAAGGCACGATCCACACCCTGATGCCTGACCTGCTGCAAGGCAAAATCGACCTGCTGATCGGACGCCTGCCTCCGCGCCATGCCCATCACGAAGTGGATGAACTCGAGCTGCTCGAAGAGCCGCTGGCACTGATGACTGGCCCGGCACATCCGTTGGCGCAGAAGAAAAAAATGAAGTGGTCAGACCTCAGAAACTACCCATGGGTCCTCCCCCCTACCGGATCACAGTTGCGCGATCCGCTGGAACGCATTCTTGAACGCCATGGAATCTCGCTCTCCAACAATTACATCGAAACGCTGTCCACGCACCTGATCCGCTCTTACCTGCACATGACCAATGCGGTGGCGATGATGGCAGCAGCGGTGGCCAAGGACCCCATTCAACCACTCAAAATCCTGCCACTCACGCTGCCACGGCTCATGCGCCCAGCAGGCGTGATGTGGAGTCGCAACCGCCAACTTACACCGGGTGCACAACTGCTGGTTTCATGTCTGAAGGACGTAGCAGACAAGCTGTGA
- a CDS encoding tripartite tricarboxylate transporter substrate binding protein, with the protein MTLYVAFAPGGAGDIVARLVTRKMSESMGQPFVIENRPSPVVAVQTVQRAKPDGYTMMMAGSGTALTSALFKKLPYDLMKDFRHVSSLSTFDLALITVADSSFKSVADVLAYAKAHPGKLNIGTVRVGSTQNLSAEMFKSMTGLDASVVPYKTTAEVISGLRSKDIHVAMEMVPPLLGQIVGGSIRPLAVSSLQRYPGLPNVPTLNESGVKDYESGSWNGVSVPAGTPNEVVNRLASEIGKAVNSPEVQQELLKMGMRPDKSSPELMTRRMQADIDKWHGVIKKANIPLQ; encoded by the coding sequence ATGACCCTGTATGTAGCCTTCGCACCCGGAGGTGCGGGCGACATCGTCGCGCGTCTGGTCACGCGCAAGATGTCCGAGAGCATGGGGCAGCCCTTTGTGATCGAGAACCGTCCAAGTCCGGTTGTGGCTGTGCAGACGGTGCAGCGCGCCAAGCCTGATGGATACACCATGATGATGGCAGGCAGTGGTACGGCGTTGACATCGGCGCTTTTCAAGAAGCTGCCGTACGATTTGATGAAGGACTTCCGCCATGTCTCATCCCTGTCGACCTTCGATCTGGCGTTGATCACCGTAGCCGACTCCAGCTTCAAATCCGTCGCGGATGTGCTCGCCTATGCAAAGGCCCATCCCGGAAAACTCAACATCGGCACGGTGCGTGTGGGTAGCACGCAGAACCTGTCGGCTGAAATGTTCAAGTCCATGACGGGCTTGGACGCCTCAGTTGTTCCTTATAAGACGACTGCCGAGGTGATTTCTGGCTTGCGCAGCAAGGACATTCATGTGGCTATGGAAATGGTGCCTCCCTTGCTCGGTCAGATTGTGGGTGGCAGTATCCGCCCGCTTGCGGTGTCATCGCTGCAGCGCTATCCGGGTCTTCCGAATGTGCCTACGTTGAACGAAAGCGGTGTGAAGGACTACGAGTCTGGCTCGTGGAACGGAGTGAGTGTTCCGGCGGGAACACCCAACGAGGTGGTCAATAGGCTGGCTAGCGAGATCGGCAAGGCGGTCAACTCGCCAGAGGTGCAGCAGGAACTGCTCAAGATGGGCATGAGGCCCGACAAGAGCTCGCCCGAGTTGATGACCCGTCGCATGCAGGCAGACATCGACAAATGGCATGGCGTGATCAAGAAGGCGAATATTCCGCTGCAATAG
- a CDS encoding DUF2325 domain-containing protein gives MTREQEIERLHGELIRTRARLMARESLLAWEREERLQLQRTLASWGLHGTVDSTDAEPATTAQAESGTNDFAHADPALLERSLHAADLVICQAGCVSLDSFWRVEDHCKRTGKACVLVERPDALRIVRVHPSGKTEQLAAMSWNERENP, from the coding sequence ATGACCCGTGAGCAAGAAATCGAGCGCCTGCATGGGGAGCTCATCCGCACACGTGCACGGCTCATGGCACGGGAGAGCCTGCTTGCATGGGAGCGCGAAGAGCGTCTGCAACTGCAACGCACTTTGGCAAGCTGGGGCCTGCATGGCACTGTTGATTCAACAGATGCTGAGCCCGCAACGACTGCGCAGGCAGAGTCAGGTACCAACGACTTCGCCCATGCGGACCCTGCCCTGCTCGAGCGCAGCTTGCATGCGGCTGATCTGGTGATCTGCCAAGCAGGCTGCGTTTCGCTCGACTCGTTCTGGCGCGTGGAAGATCACTGCAAGCGCACAGGCAAGGCCTGCGTGCTTGTCGAGCGACCCGATGCGCTTCGCATCGTGCGCGTTCACCCATCCGGCAAGACGGAGCAACTCGCCGCCATGTCATGGAACGAAAGGGAAAACCCATGA
- a CDS encoding HpcH/HpaI aldolase/citrate lyase family protein — translation MSDTRLNNVIRAFETGKTAFAAFSKLDKQTAIEMSDAPYDGLIFEMEHNPYDVSAFGDALQYMLNRKEIATSGTLAPRVTPIARIPANGVEMNQSFAKQVLDRGAYGVIWPHVATVEQAYNAVASCRYARPKNAPLYEPKGARGDGPANAARYWGLSMAEYYEKADVWPLAPQGEILVGLMCESTQAIENLDDILSNVPGIGLILIGEGDLSQELGFPRQYDHPEVLDAMRKIVETCHKHNVVVGNPHVTAKNHRRLISEGYRFLMSAPQRTYGVVGMARELAGY, via the coding sequence ATGTCTGATACCCGCCTCAACAACGTCATCCGCGCATTCGAAACCGGAAAGACCGCATTCGCGGCGTTCTCCAAGCTCGATAAGCAGACCGCCATCGAGATGAGCGATGCGCCGTACGACGGACTTATCTTCGAGATGGAGCACAACCCCTACGACGTTTCCGCGTTCGGCGACGCGCTGCAGTACATGCTCAATCGCAAGGAGATCGCGACCTCCGGGACGCTCGCGCCGCGCGTCACTCCGATTGCGCGCATCCCTGCCAACGGCGTGGAGATGAACCAATCTTTCGCCAAACAGGTGCTCGATCGCGGTGCGTATGGCGTGATCTGGCCGCACGTTGCAACGGTCGAGCAGGCCTACAACGCGGTGGCGTCATGTCGATATGCCCGCCCGAAGAACGCGCCTCTGTACGAGCCCAAGGGCGCACGCGGTGACGGCCCGGCCAATGCCGCCCGCTACTGGGGTCTGTCGATGGCCGAGTACTACGAGAAGGCCGATGTGTGGCCACTCGCGCCGCAGGGCGAAATACTGGTGGGCCTGATGTGCGAGAGCACGCAGGCCATCGAGAACCTGGACGACATTCTCTCCAACGTGCCCGGCATCGGCCTGATCCTGATCGGCGAGGGCGATCTGAGCCAGGAACTGGGTTTCCCGCGCCAGTACGACCATCCGGAAGTGCTCGACGCGATGCGCAAGATCGTCGAGACCTGCCACAAGCACAACGTGGTGGTCGGCAATCCGCATGTGACGGCCAAGAACCATCGTCGCCTGATCTCGGAAGGCTACCGCTTCCTGATGTCCGCGCCGCAACGCACTTATGGCGTCGTCGGCATGGCACGCGAACTCGCGGGGTACTGA
- a CDS encoding PhnD/SsuA/transferrin family substrate-binding protein encodes MSKKVPLKIAIAEHPHTSAIRNGSIPIEGVEPEFITVKPQIGAFRRMVRDVEFDVCELAPTTYIIARAYGAPFVALPVFVVRRFHHGGLLIRPDAGINTPKDLEGKKVGVRAYSVTTGVWTRQVLIDEFGLDSSKVTWVVDDEEHVTQLKLPSNVIHAPEGTSLADMMASGELVGGFAAAAGIGRTGAPTGGWKEVEADYPDLLPNAAELENEYFARTGIYPMHGTIVVKDSVLADNPWIGKSLYNAFDQAKKEWLERLNSGEANTDGDKKYRALQKIVGADPLPYGLQENLKTIEALEATAFKQGLTPRRMSINELFVDPQA; translated from the coding sequence TTGTCCAAGAAAGTGCCTCTCAAAATTGCCATCGCGGAACATCCGCATACCTCGGCAATCCGCAATGGTTCTATTCCCATTGAAGGCGTCGAGCCCGAGTTCATCACCGTCAAGCCGCAGATCGGCGCGTTCCGCCGCATGGTGCGTGATGTCGAGTTCGACGTTTGCGAGCTGGCCCCCACCACCTACATCATTGCGCGCGCTTACGGCGCTCCGTTCGTGGCGCTGCCGGTTTTCGTGGTTCGTCGCTTCCACCACGGCGGCCTGTTGATCCGTCCCGATGCGGGCATCAACACCCCCAAGGATCTGGAAGGCAAGAAGGTCGGCGTGCGCGCTTATTCGGTCACCACGGGTGTCTGGACGCGTCAGGTGCTGATCGACGAATTCGGTCTCGATTCGTCCAAGGTCACCTGGGTGGTGGATGATGAGGAGCATGTCACGCAGCTCAAGCTGCCGTCGAATGTGATTCACGCGCCCGAAGGCACTTCGTTGGCCGACATGATGGCGAGCGGTGAGCTGGTTGGCGGCTTTGCCGCTGCGGCTGGCATCGGCCGAACCGGCGCGCCCACCGGCGGCTGGAAGGAAGTTGAGGCGGACTATCCAGACCTGCTGCCTAACGCTGCGGAGTTGGAAAACGAATACTTTGCGCGTACCGGCATCTACCCGATGCACGGCACCATCGTGGTGAAGGATTCGGTGCTGGCCGACAACCCGTGGATTGGCAAGTCGCTCTACAACGCCTTCGACCAAGCCAAGAAAGAATGGCTGGAGCGTTTGAACTCCGGCGAAGCCAACACGGATGGCGACAAAAAATACCGCGCGCTGCAGAAGATCGTCGGGGCCGATCCGCTGCCTTACGGCCTGCAGGAAAACCTGAAGACCATCGAGGCGCTGGAAGCCACCGCGTTCAAACAGGGCCTCACACCGCGCCGCATGTCCATCAACGAGCTGTTCGTTGATCCGCAAGCCTGA
- a CDS encoding amidohydrolase family protein — MIIDCHGHFTTVPASFRAWRAKQVEFADNPAGAPSRAEAHVSDDEIREAIGNGQLKLQRERGSDLTLFSPIAGLMSHHLGNERTSLEWAEVSNDLVRRVCDLYPDNFAPVCQLPQSPGAAPKNSVPELRRCVEEMGFVGCNLNPDPSGGYWTGKPMTDREWYPIYEALCELDVPAMIHVAASCNPCFHGTGAHYLNADTSVFMQLLQGDLFKDFPTLRLVIPHGGGAVPYHWGRYRGMSLEMANRPLEGLLENIFFDTCVYHHPGVELLTKVVPTSNVMFGSEMIGAVRGTDPNTGHYFDDTKRYLDACTALSDADRAAIFEGNARRVYPRLDAQLNARGKRFAAALEAA, encoded by the coding sequence ATGATCATCGATTGCCACGGTCACTTCACGACCGTTCCTGCATCGTTTCGCGCATGGCGCGCCAAACAGGTCGAGTTTGCCGACAATCCCGCCGGTGCACCTTCGCGTGCTGAAGCGCATGTCTCGGACGACGAGATCCGCGAAGCCATCGGCAACGGCCAGCTCAAGCTGCAGCGCGAGCGCGGCAGCGACCTGACGCTGTTCTCGCCCATCGCAGGCCTGATGAGCCATCACCTGGGCAACGAGCGCACATCGCTCGAATGGGCCGAAGTCTCCAACGATCTGGTGCGTCGCGTCTGCGATCTGTATCCAGACAACTTCGCGCCGGTCTGCCAACTGCCGCAGTCGCCCGGTGCCGCGCCGAAGAACTCCGTTCCCGAGCTGCGCCGCTGTGTGGAAGAAATGGGTTTCGTGGGCTGCAACCTGAACCCCGACCCGAGCGGTGGCTACTGGACCGGAAAGCCCATGACGGACCGTGAGTGGTATCCGATCTATGAGGCGCTGTGCGAGCTGGATGTGCCCGCGATGATCCACGTGGCTGCCTCTTGCAATCCATGCTTCCACGGCACTGGTGCGCACTATCTGAATGCCGACACCTCGGTTTTCATGCAACTGCTGCAGGGCGATCTTTTCAAGGACTTCCCAACGCTGCGTCTGGTGATTCCCCATGGCGGCGGCGCGGTGCCCTATCACTGGGGACGCTATCGCGGCATGTCGCTGGAGATGGCAAACCGTCCGCTGGAAGGCCTGCTCGAAAACATCTTCTTTGACACCTGCGTGTACCACCACCCCGGCGTTGAGCTGCTGACCAAGGTGGTTCCGACCAGCAACGTGATGTTCGGCTCCGAGATGATCGGTGCAGTGCGCGGCACTGATCCCAACACCGGCCACTATTTCGACGACACCAAGCGCTATCTGGACGCCTGCACCGCACTCAGCGATGCGGACCGCGCGGCGATCTTCGAAGGCAATGCACGCCGGGTCTATCCACGTCTGGATGCACAGCTCAATGCCCGTGGCAAACGCTTTGCAGCGGCTTTGGAGGCTGCATGA
- a CDS encoding protocatechuate 3,4-dioxygenase: MAKIVFGMAVPHSGMLGQAPEDWLINGERDRNNPELWFQNRTWTYPELEAHRGAAFEKYLTMEERTARAKRCRAALDEMAAAYRRANVDVAIILGKDQKEIFTDHSPSIAIYSGKEVHNGPPQRAVYAPDHHVTHPCHPELATYLINRFQREDFDLTDLFAWPDNVWMKPLPEYPVVPHAYSFVYHQIMGDNPPPHVPVIMNCFYPPTQPSMSRCIEFGRVLRDAITEWPEDVRVGIFASGGLSHFVNDEEFDHRIMKMLAAYDYEGLAAVDDRSYQSGTSEIKLYVSVMKALEETRAQMTVVDYVPCWRTAAGTGEGMGFMYWNAAD; the protein is encoded by the coding sequence ATGGCAAAAATCGTATTCGGAATGGCAGTCCCGCACAGCGGCATGCTGGGCCAGGCGCCCGAGGACTGGCTGATCAACGGCGAGCGCGACCGCAACAATCCGGAGCTGTGGTTCCAGAACCGCACCTGGACTTATCCCGAACTCGAGGCGCATCGCGGTGCGGCGTTCGAGAAATACCTGACGATGGAGGAGCGCACCGCGCGCGCCAAACGTTGCCGCGCTGCGCTCGATGAAATGGCCGCTGCATACCGCCGTGCGAATGTGGACGTGGCCATCATTCTGGGCAAGGACCAGAAAGAGATATTCACCGATCACTCACCCTCCATCGCCATCTATTCCGGCAAAGAGGTGCACAACGGGCCGCCGCAGCGTGCCGTCTATGCGCCCGATCACCATGTCACGCATCCCTGCCATCCGGAACTTGCGACCTATCTGATCAACCGCTTTCAGCGCGAAGACTTTGATCTGACCGATTTGTTTGCGTGGCCCGATAACGTGTGGATGAAGCCGCTGCCCGAGTACCCCGTGGTGCCGCACGCCTACAGCTTTGTCTACCACCAGATCATGGGGGACAACCCGCCGCCGCATGTGCCGGTGATCATGAACTGCTTCTACCCGCCAACGCAGCCATCGATGTCGCGCTGCATCGAGTTCGGCCGCGTGCTGCGCGATGCGATCACGGAGTGGCCCGAGGACGTGCGCGTCGGGATCTTCGCCTCGGGTGGTCTCTCGCACTTCGTGAATGACGAAGAGTTCGATCATCGAATCATGAAGATGCTGGCCGCCTACGACTATGAAGGACTGGCTGCAGTGGATGACCGCTCGTACCAATCCGGCACCTCCGAAATCAAGCTGTATGTGAGCGTGATGAAGGCGCTTGAGGAAACCCGCGCTCAGATGACCGTGGTGGATTACGTGCCGTGCTGGCGCACCGCAGCAGGCACCGGCGAAGGCATGGGCTTCATGTACTGGAACGCGGCCGACTGA
- a CDS encoding amidohydrolase has protein sequence MNYIDIHPHIISDDETRYPPAPLFGKRSDWSQERPSTVESLIAAMDAAGVAKAAVVHSSTTYGFDNSYVVDGCNQYADRLVAVGSVDMLDDNVEKVIRGWADKRLAGLRIFTGGSTKDFDPSELDNPKSFKAWEVISELGLPMCIQTGPIGLPQVRMLAEKFPKVNIILDHLGRPDVLDGLPYKNAQSLFDMADLPNLYMKLTPRIFGDVKKDKASAETFFPRLVEAFGAKRLAWGSNFPTSPGTLKEILATAQDGLASLSEADREWVFGKTAQTLYPTLA, from the coding sequence ATGAACTACATCGACATTCACCCGCACATCATCTCGGACGACGAGACGCGCTACCCACCAGCGCCGCTGTTCGGCAAGCGCTCGGACTGGTCGCAGGAGCGCCCCAGCACCGTCGAATCGCTGATCGCTGCGATGGACGCGGCGGGCGTGGCCAAGGCCGCCGTCGTGCATTCGTCGACCACCTACGGCTTTGACAATTCCTACGTGGTCGATGGTTGCAACCAGTACGCGGATCGACTGGTGGCGGTCGGCTCGGTGGACATGTTGGATGACAACGTCGAAAAGGTCATTCGCGGCTGGGCCGACAAGCGCCTTGCGGGTCTGCGCATTTTCACGGGTGGCTCGACCAAGGATTTTGATCCGAGCGAGTTGGACAATCCCAAGTCCTTCAAGGCGTGGGAAGTGATCAGTGAATTGGGCCTGCCCATGTGCATTCAGACGGGCCCCATCGGTCTGCCGCAGGTGCGCATGCTGGCCGAGAAGTTCCCGAAAGTGAACATCATTCTGGATCACCTCGGTCGCCCCGATGTACTGGATGGCCTTCCGTACAAGAACGCGCAGAGCCTGTTCGACATGGCGGATCTGCCCAATCTGTATATGAAGCTCACGCCGCGCATCTTTGGCGATGTGAAGAAGGACAAGGCGAGCGCCGAGACCTTCTTCCCGCGCTTGGTCGAAGCGTTCGGTGCAAAGCGGCTGGCATGGGGATCGAACTTTCCCACGTCACCGGGCACACTCAAGGAAATTCTGGCGACGGCACAGGACGGGCTGGCTTCCTTGAGCGAAGCGGATCGTGAATGGGTGTTTGGAAAGACGGCGCAAACGCTGTACCCAACGCTCGCGTGA
- a CDS encoding superoxide dismutase codes for MPHVLPQLPYTYDALEPNIDTQTMEIHYTKHHQTYVNNLNAALEGTEFAEMPVDHLIAQIDVLPEKLQAPVRNNGGGHANHSLFWQVMSPQGGGEPTGDLANAISAELGGMDTFRAEFTKAALTRFGSGWAWLCVNSAGKLTVESSANQDSPLMPGIASGNTPILGLDVWEHAYYLKYQNRRPEYIAAFYNVIHWAEVARRYAAATSR; via the coding sequence ATGCCACATGTCCTTCCGCAACTGCCTTACACCTATGACGCACTGGAGCCGAACATCGACACCCAGACCATGGAGATCCACTACACCAAGCACCACCAGACGTATGTGAACAATCTGAACGCTGCGTTGGAAGGGACCGAGTTTGCGGAGATGCCGGTCGATCACTTGATTGCGCAGATCGATGTATTGCCCGAAAAACTGCAGGCACCTGTGCGCAACAACGGCGGCGGACATGCCAACCACAGCCTGTTCTGGCAAGTGATGTCGCCACAGGGCGGTGGCGAACCCACGGGCGATCTGGCAAACGCCATCTCTGCGGAACTTGGCGGGATGGACACGTTTCGCGCGGAGTTCACCAAGGCTGCACTGACCCGCTTCGGAAGCGGCTGGGCCTGGCTTTGCGTGAACTCGGCTGGCAAGCTGACTGTGGAAAGCAGCGCCAATCAGGACTCACCGCTCATGCCGGGCATCGCGTCGGGCAACACGCCGATTCTGGGCCTCGATGTATGGGAACACGCGTACTACCTGAAGTACCAGAACCGTCGCCCCGAATACATCGCTGCGTTCTACAACGTCATTCA
- a CDS encoding porin — protein sequence MTRRTKTIHSIAACSAMCALVTASGTAVAQSSLTVFGVMDAAVRRTNTDGVGHVLSMASGSYTSSRYGFRGREDLGNGLNASFWLESFLSTDTGLASPDGFQRRATLSLSHAEWGELRMGRDFTPTHANWSRFDPFNYVGIGSVQLFSLSATGTTPVTAAFGSNSNSIQRSSNGVQYLLPRNSWGVEGGFTKAFGESKVSASDQHDSIGGRLGINLGPVFVSAASYTTHDDKTISNFKDRALAASWDAGVVKLSAGIRRFDYRDARQNNYLLAAIVPWGAHEAKLSLNRTKMGGSVGTTSVNGDGADQLALGYVYHLSKRTVAYATAATIRDKGNTRFVVPGAPVGTAGAKSQGFEFGMNHEF from the coding sequence ATGACCAGACGAACCAAGACAATTCATTCCATCGCTGCCTGTTCGGCGATGTGCGCGCTGGTGACCGCCAGCGGCACGGCAGTGGCGCAGTCATCGCTCACGGTGTTTGGCGTAATGGACGCGGCAGTGCGCCGTACCAACACGGACGGAGTCGGCCATGTACTCTCGATGGCCAGCGGCTCGTACACCAGCAGCCGTTACGGCTTTCGTGGACGCGAGGATCTGGGTAATGGCCTGAACGCATCGTTTTGGCTGGAGTCGTTTCTCAGCACCGATACCGGGCTCGCATCGCCCGACGGATTTCAGCGTCGTGCCACGCTGAGCCTTTCGCATGCAGAGTGGGGCGAATTGCGCATGGGGCGCGATTTCACGCCAACACACGCCAACTGGTCACGGTTCGATCCGTTCAATTACGTGGGTATTGGCTCGGTGCAATTATTCTCGCTAAGCGCCACGGGAACCACGCCGGTGACGGCCGCCTTCGGTAGCAATTCCAACAGCATTCAGCGCTCAAGCAATGGCGTGCAATATCTGCTGCCACGTAACAGTTGGGGCGTGGAAGGCGGCTTCACCAAAGCGTTTGGTGAAAGCAAGGTCTCCGCGAGCGACCAGCACGACTCCATCGGTGGGCGGTTGGGCATCAATCTGGGGCCGGTGTTCGTCTCTGCAGCCAGCTACACCACGCACGATGACAAGACGATCTCCAACTTCAAGGATCGCGCTCTGGCTGCGTCATGGGATGCCGGAGTGGTCAAGCTGTCGGCGGGCATTCGGCGCTTCGATTACCGGGATGCAAGGCAAAACAACTACTTGCTTGCAGCCATCGTGCCTTGGGGCGCGCACGAGGCAAAGCTCTCATTGAACCGCACCAAGATGGGCGGCAGTGTGGGCACCACATCTGTCAATGGCGACGGTGCGGATCAACTTGCTTTGGGCTATGTGTACCACTTGTCAAAGCGTACTGTGGCCTACGCGACTGCAGCGACGATTCGCGATAAGGGCAATACACGCTTTGTCGTGCCAGGCGCGCCTGTGGGCACGGCGGGTGCGAAGTCGCAGGGCTTTGAGTTCGGCATGAACCACGAGTTTTGA